Proteins found in one Thermodesulfovibrionales bacterium genomic segment:
- a CDS encoding U32 family peptidase C-terminal domain-containing protein produces the protein SMFSSRGYTTGMFFGKQPDGDYNFDGESYRMSHELVGVIVEAKRGVAKVSLRNRLDVGDAVEYLTPGLEGNFFVIDFMRDGDGIDILSARNEETVFMRVPEGVRENDLIRREKSFGPSGRTKSSAPVKAVAHRPSAR, from the coding sequence CTCGATGTTCAGCAGCAGGGGGTATACCACAGGTATGTTCTTCGGAAAACAACCCGACGGAGATTACAACTTCGACGGCGAAAGTTACCGGATGAGCCACGAACTGGTCGGCGTCATCGTGGAGGCGAAGAGGGGCGTCGCGAAGGTCAGTCTGAGAAACAGGCTCGACGTGGGCGATGCGGTAGAATATCTCACCCCGGGGCTCGAGGGAAACTTTTTCGTCATCGATTTCATGAGAGACGGGGACGGGATCGATATCCTGTCAGCAAGAAACGAGGAGACCGTCTTCATGAGAGTGCCGGAGGGCGTGAGGGAGAACGACCTCATACGGAGAGAAAAGTCTTTCGGGCCGTCCGGCAGAACAAAGTCTAGTGCTCCGGTGAAGGCTGTAGCTCATAGACCTTCAGCGAGATAA
- a CDS encoding tetratricopeptide repeat protein, whose protein sequence is MRRIGFIIILLPFMVFASCQQKESPKSQEQAPAGAMHSGEEIRLLQDAVKKDPGNGDAWIRLGNILMDSSRFDDAIEAYEKALAIDPKNVDVRVDLGSCYRKAGKPDRAVEEYRKALTLDPNHLNGHKNLAIVLAYDLHDRAQAVREFEKALALAPNASDAGRIKQIIEELKAAK, encoded by the coding sequence ATGCGAAGAATAGGCTTCATTATCATATTACTGCCCTTCATGGTATTTGCCTCGTGTCAGCAGAAGGAGAGTCCGAAAAGCCAGGAGCAGGCCCCCGCGGGTGCGATGCATTCCGGGGAAGAGATAAGACTTTTGCAGGATGCGGTGAAGAAGGATCCCGGCAACGGTGATGCCTGGATACGGCTCGGGAATATTCTCATGGACTCGTCCCGTTTTGATGATGCGATCGAAGCATACGAGAAAGCGCTCGCTATCGACCCGAAGAATGTTGATGTGAGGGTTGATTTAGGGAGCTGTTACCGCAAGGCAGGCAAGCCCGACAGGGCTGTCGAAGAATATCGGAAGGCGCTCACGTTAGACCCGAATCATCTTAACGGTCACAAGAACTTGGCGATCGTCCTTGCTTATGACCTTCACGACAGGGCTCAGGCCGTACGGGAGTTCGAAAAGGCCCTCGCCCTTGCGCCGAATGCTTCGGATGCAGGTCGCATCAAGCAGATAATAGAGGAACTCAAGGCCGCAAAATAA
- a CDS encoding lysophospholipid acyltransferase family protein: protein MDDLAYREGSYKTLPHRLPFLSRVLPSLIFYGKDLGIVFSASRRAKRSRYDTAAWAGSSLAVLRALESVGVVIEITGIDHFRTLEGPCVFIANHMSTLETFVLPSLIAPIKDVTFVVKKSLVDYPVFRHVMRSRDPVTVGRTNPREDLKAVLEGGAERLNAGRSMIIFPQTTRSTEFDPGGFNTIGVKLAKRADVPIIPVALKTDAWGNGRFLKDFGRIDPSRKVYFSFGEPLRVRDRGIEEHQMVIEFITDRLGEWNRKKIC from the coding sequence TCGCATACCGGGAAGGCTCTTATAAAACCCTTCCCCACCGCCTGCCCTTTCTGTCGAGGGTGCTGCCTTCGCTTATCTTCTACGGCAAGGACCTCGGCATCGTCTTCTCTGCGAGCAGACGGGCGAAGCGTTCACGATATGATACGGCCGCATGGGCCGGGAGCAGCCTCGCCGTGCTCCGCGCCCTCGAGAGCGTCGGCGTCGTAATCGAGATAACCGGCATCGATCACTTCAGAACTCTTGAAGGGCCCTGTGTTTTCATAGCCAACCATATGTCGACACTCGAGACCTTTGTCCTTCCGTCTCTCATCGCTCCCATCAAGGACGTGACCTTCGTGGTGAAGAAGAGCCTCGTTGATTATCCCGTATTCCGGCATGTCATGCGTTCGAGGGACCCAGTTACCGTGGGGCGCACGAATCCGAGAGAGGATTTGAAGGCGGTGCTCGAGGGTGGAGCTGAGAGGCTGAATGCTGGCAGGTCCATGATCATCTTCCCGCAGACGACGAGGTCGACGGAATTCGACCCCGGAGGGTTTAACACGATCGGGGTGAAACTTGCCAAGAGGGCGGATGTTCCGATAATACCGGTCGCCTTGAAGACCGATGCCTGGGGTAACGGCAGGTTCCTTAAGGATTTCGGACGGATAGATCCGTCGAGAAAGGTCTATTTCTCCTTCGGAGAGCCTCTGCGGGTCAGAGACCGCGGTATAGAGGAGCATCAGATGGTGATAGAGTTCATAACAGACAGGCTTGGAGAATGGAATCGAAAGAAAATCTGTTAG